In Mustela erminea isolate mMusErm1 chromosome 15, mMusErm1.Pri, whole genome shotgun sequence, the following proteins share a genomic window:
- the SLITRK5 gene encoding SLIT and NTRK-like protein 5 — protein MHTCCPPVTLEQDLHRKMHSWILQTLAFALTSLVLSCAETIDYYGEICDNACPCEEKDGILTVSCENRGIISLSEISPPRFPIYHLLLSGNLLNRLYPNEFVNYTGASILHLGSNVIQDIETGAFHGLRGLRRLHLNNNKLELLRDDTFLGLESLEYLQVDYNYISVIEPNAFGKLHLLQVLILNDNLLSSLPNNLFRFVPLTHLDLRGNRLKLLPYVGLLQHMDKVVELQLEENPWNCSCELISLKDWLDSISYSALVGDVVCETPFRLHGRDLDEVSKQELCPRKLISDYEMRPQTPLSTTGYLHTTPASVNSVATSSSAVYKPPLKPPKGTRQPNKPRVRPTSRQPSKDLGYGNYGPSIAYQTKSPVPLECPTACTCNLQISDLGLNVNCQERKIESIAELQPKPYNPKKMYLTENYIAVVRRSDFLEATGLDLLHLGNNRISMIQDRAFGDLTNLRRLYLNGNRIERLSPELFYGLQSLQYLFLQYNLIREIQSGTFDPVPNLQLLFLNNNLLQTMPSGVFSGLTLLRLNLRSNHFTSLPVSGVLDQLKSLIQIDLHDNPWDCTCDVVGMKLWVEQLKVGVLVDEVICKAPKKFAETDMRSIKSELLCPDYSDVVVSTPTPSSIQVPARTSAVTPAVRLNSTGAPAGLGAGGGASSVPLSVLILSLLLVFIMSVFVAAGLFVLVMKRRKKNQSDHTSTNNSDVSSFNMQYSVYSGGGGAGGHPHAHVHHRGPALPKVKTPAGHVYEYIPHPLGHMCKNPIYRSREGNSVEDYKDLHELKVTYSSNHHLQQQPPPPPPPPQPQQQPPPQLQLQPGEEERRESHHLRSPAYSVSTIEPREDLLSPVQDADRFYRGILEPDKHCSTTPAGNSLPEYPKFPCSPAAYTFSPNYDLRRPHQYLHPGAGDSRLREPVLYSPPSAVFVEPNRNEYLELKAKLNVEPDYLEVLEKQTTFSQF, from the coding sequence ATGCACACTTGCTGCCCCCCAGTAACTTTGGAACAGGACCTTCACAGAAAAATGCATAGCTGGATTCTGCAGACTCTAGCGTTTGCTCTAACATCTCTCGTCCTTTCGTGTGCAGAAACCATCGATTATTATGGGGAAATCTGTGACAATGCATGTCCTTGTGAGGAAAAGGACGGCATTTTAACTGTGAGCTGTGAAAACCGGGGGATCATCAGCCTCTCTGAAATTAGCCCTCCCCGTTTCCCAATCTACCACCTCTTGTTGTCTGGAAACCTTTTGAACCGTCTGTATCCCAATGAGTTTGTCAATTACACTGGGGCTTCAATTTTGCATCTGGGCAGCAACGTGATCCAGGACATTGAGACTGGGGCTTTCCATGGGCTGCGGGGTTTAAGGAGACTGCATCTGAACAATAATAAACTGGAACTTCTGCGTGATGATACCTTCCTTGGCCTGGAGAGCCTGGAGTACCTACAGGTCGATTACAATTACATCAGTGTCATTGAACCCAATGCTTTTGGGAAACTGCATTTGTTGCAGGTGCTTATCCTCAATGACAATCTCCTGTCCAGTTTACCCAACAACCTTTTCCGTTTTGTGCCCTTAACGCACTTGGACCTGCGAGGGAACCGGCTGAAACTTCTGCCCTATGTGGGGCTGTTGCAGCACATGGATAAAGTTGTGGAGTTACAGCTGGAAGAAAACCCCTGGAATTGCTCCTGTGAGTTGATCTCTCTCAAGGATTGGTTGGACAGCATCTCCTACTCTGCCCTGGTGGGGGATGTGGTTTGTGAGACCCCCTTCCGCTTACATGGCAGAGATCTGGATGAGGTGTCCAAGCAGGAGCTTTGCCCAAGGAAACTTATCTCAGATTATGAGATGAGGCCACAGACGCCTTTGAGCACCACCGGGTATTTACACACTACCCCAGCCTCGGTGAATTCAGTGGCCACTTCGTCCTCTGCTGTTTACAAACCCCCCTTAAAGCCCCCTAAGGGGACCCGCCAACCCAACAAGCCCAGAGTGCGCCCCACCTCTCGGCAGCCCTCCAAGGACTTGGGCTATGGCAACTATGGCCCCAGCATCGCCTACCAGACCAAATCTCCGGTGCCTTTGGAGTGTCCCACAGCGTGCACTTGCAACCTACAAATCTCGGATCTGGGCCTCAACGTCAACTGCCAGGAGCGCAAAATCGAGAGCATCGCAGAACTGCAGCCCAAGCCCTACAACCCCAAGAAGATGTATCTGACAGAGAATTACATTGCGGTTGTGCGCAGGAGCGACTTCCTGGAGGCCACGGGGCTGGACCTCCTACACCTGGGCAACAACCGCATCTCAATGATCCAGGACCGCGCCTTCGGGGATCTCACCAACCTGAGGCGCCTCTACCTAAATGGCAACAGGATAGAGAGGCTGAGCCCAGAGTTGTtctatggcctgcaaagcctgcAGTATCTCTTCCTCCAGTACAATCTCATACGTGAGATTCAGTCTGGGACTTTCGATCCGGTCCCAAACCTCCAGCTGCTATTCCTGAATAACAACCTCCTGCAGACCATGCCCTCAGGGGTCTTCTCTGGCCTGACCCTTCTCAGGCTGAACCTAAGGAGTAACCATTTCACCTCCTTGCCCGTGAGTGGAGTTCTGGACCAGCTGAAGTCACTCATCCAAATCGACCTGCATGACAACCCTTGGGATTGTACCTGCGACGTGGTGGGCATGAAGCTGTGGGTCGAGCAGCTCAAAGTGGGTGTCTTGGTGGACGAGGTCATCTGCAAGGCGCCCAAGAAGTTTGCGGAGACGGATATGCGCTCTATTAAGTCGGAGCTGCTGTGCCCAGACTACTCTGACGTGGTGGTTTCCACGCCCACGCCCTCCTCCATCCAAGTCCCAGCGAGGACCAGCGCGGTGACCCCCGCGGTCCGGTTGAACAGCACCGGGGCCCCCGCGGGCTTgggcgcggggggaggggcgtcGTCGGTGCCCTTGTCGGTGTTGATTCTCAGCCTGCTGCTGGTTTTTATCATGTCCGTCTTCGTGGCCGCGGGGCTCTTCGTGCTGGTTATGAAGCGCAGGAAGAAGAACCAGAGCGACCACACCAGCACCAACAATTCCGACGTGAGCTCCTTCAACATGCAGTACAGCGTGtacagcggcggcggcggcgcgggagGCCACCCGCACGCGCACGTGCACCACCGCGGGCCCGCGCTGCCCAAGGTGAAGACGCCCGCGGGCCACGTGTATGAGTACATCCCCCATCCACTGGGCCACATGTGCAAAAACCCCATCTACCGCTCTCGAGAGGGCAACTCCGTGGAGGATTACAAAGACCTGCACGAGCTCAAGGTCACCTACAGCAGCAACCACCACCTGCAGCaacagccgccgccgccgccgccgccgccgcagcctcAGCAGCAGCCCCCGCCGCAGTTGCAGCTGCAgccgggggaggaggagaggcggGAAAGCCACCACTTGCGGAGTCCCGCCTATAGCGTCAGCACCATCGAGCCCCGGGAGGACCTGCTGTCGCCGGTGCAGGACGCCGACCGCTTTTACAGGGGCATTTTAGAACCAGACAAACACTGCTCCACCACCCCCGCCGGCAACAGCCTCCCGGAATATCCCAAATTTCCGTGCAGCCCCGCTGCTTACACTTTCTCCCCCAACTATGACCTGAGACGCCCCCACCAGTATTTGCACCCGGGGGCCGGGGACAGCAGGCTGCGGGAACCGGTGCTCTACAGCCCCCCCAGTGCTGTCTTTGTAGAACCCAACCGGAACGAGTATCTGGagttaaaagcaaaactaaacgTTGAGCCGGACTACCTCGAAGTGCTGGAAAAACAGACCACATTTAGCCAGTTCTAA